One Erysipelothrix amsterdamensis DNA window includes the following coding sequences:
- the cmk gene encoding (d)CMP kinase codes for MFNIAIDGPSASGKSTIAKQLAKKLGFVHIDTGAMYRAVALICLNQNIDLNDEKACFNIVKDLVIELPEENMILVNGQDVSLLIRNDEVSRAASQVSKHRSVRDVLVSIQREIASKKGFVLDGRDITSVVLPDAEVKIFQTADAGVRARRRFNELVKNGIETTYEAVHSDLIERDERDMNRQESPLIKVEDAIEINTTSMSIEEVVSQIVNIIESRNLND; via the coding sequence GTGTTTAATATAGCAATTGATGGACCGAGTGCGTCGGGGAAAAGCACCATCGCTAAGCAATTAGCAAAAAAATTAGGATTTGTGCATATCGATACAGGCGCAATGTATCGAGCAGTTGCACTTATTTGTTTGAATCAAAATATTGATTTAAATGATGAAAAAGCATGCTTTAACATCGTTAAAGATTTGGTAATTGAATTACCCGAAGAGAATATGATTTTAGTAAATGGTCAAGATGTATCGCTTCTTATTCGAAACGACGAAGTTTCGAGAGCAGCTTCACAAGTATCTAAACATAGATCAGTTCGTGATGTTTTAGTATCAATTCAAAGAGAAATTGCTTCAAAAAAAGGATTTGTATTGGATGGACGTGATATCACATCAGTTGTTCTTCCAGATGCTGAAGTGAAAATATTTCAAACCGCTGATGCGGGCGTACGTGCACGCAGAAGATTTAACGAATTAGTAAAAAATGGAATTGAAACGACATATGAAGCAGTTCATTCTGACTTAATTGAGCGCGATGAGCGTGATATGAATCGTCAAGAATCACCACTGATTAAGGTTGAAGATGCCATTGAAATAAATACAACATCGATGTCAATTGAAGAAGTTGTATCACAAATAGTAAATATTATAGAGAGTAGGAATTTGAATGATTGA
- a CDS encoding ATPase, T2SS/T4P/T4SS family: protein MAIAHSITDIHFDITEMYQVIRLRRHKQTIKTIHDDLSVKLYEHLKYISRFDLSQKEIPQTGSFTMIFERRYFFRFATIESFERKNGVIRILNIVLIHSLSQCISNKRILKSLIKSFNASSGLILFSGATGSGKSTTMFNTLKEVSSESIYSVESPIEHFYSHVIQLEPIESRLTQEDILNQLLRMDADIIVYGEVRTMSDLKLCIRAVNMGHLVCASIHSRSCFHTLNRLIDLGATHYEIESGLIAILYHYLKEEKGEVVFKHEFADQVQIRNRLSQSFTDKVLHHNRDG, encoded by the coding sequence ATGGCGATTGCACACTCAATAACAGATATACACTTTGATATTACAGAAATGTACCAGGTGATTCGCCTCAGGCGACATAAACAGACAATTAAAACCATCCACGATGATTTGTCGGTCAAGTTATATGAGCATTTAAAATACATTTCTCGCTTTGATTTAAGTCAAAAGGAAATACCTCAAACTGGTAGCTTTACGATGATATTCGAACGGAGATATTTTTTTAGATTTGCTACAATAGAGTCATTTGAAAGAAAAAACGGAGTGATACGCATTTTAAACATTGTATTGATTCATTCTCTTAGCCAATGCATTTCAAATAAAAGAATTCTAAAATCTCTTATAAAATCTTTCAATGCTAGTTCAGGACTCATCTTATTTTCGGGCGCTACAGGATCAGGTAAATCTACGACAATGTTTAATACGCTTAAAGAGGTTTCATCTGAGTCTATCTATAGCGTTGAAAGTCCGATTGAACATTTTTATAGCCATGTGATCCAACTGGAACCCATCGAATCAAGGCTTACCCAAGAAGACATTTTGAATCAGCTGTTAAGGATGGATGCAGACATTATCGTATATGGAGAAGTTCGAACAATGTCTGATTTAAAATTATGTATACGTGCTGTCAATATGGGGCATCTGGTCTGCGCTTCCATTCATTCAAGAAGTTGTTTCCATACATTAAATCGGCTTATTGATCTTGGGGCAACGCATTATGAGATTGAATCAGGACTTATTGCAATTTTGTATCATTATTTAAAAGAAGAGAAAGGAGAAGTTGTTTTTAAGCATGAATTTGCTGATCAAGTTCAAATCCGTAATCGACTCAGTCAATCGTTTACCGATAAAGTTTTACACCACAACAGAGACGGATAA
- the der gene encoding ribosome biogenesis GTPase Der: MIDGVVAIVGRPNVGKSSLFNRIMGERISIVHDEAGVTRDRLYGKTTWLTKDLRFIDTGGIQMEGQPFQEEIKMQVDIAIDEADIIIFVVSAKEGMTTDDEFIARLLRQTNKPVIIAANKVDDVQFVSDIYEFYALGYDEPFAVSCEHGIGLGDLLDEVIKKLPQDGITMYEDELSFCAIGRPNVGKSSLVNAMLNQDRVIVSNIEGTTRDAIDTPFRMNERDYVIIDTAGIRKRGKVYEDVEKYSVLRAMSAIDRSDVVLFLIDGEAGIRAQDKHVVGFAHEAGKPIIIVYNKWDVVDKEETAMEDVKKVIRSEFMYLSYAPIVFVSALTRKRVHTLIPLIEDVHANSIKRISTSVINEVIHDAVMLTPPPSHNGKRLKVFYASQVSTVPPTFVIFVNDPELCHFSYKRYLENALRNAFDFTGTPIRILIRKRGA; encoded by the coding sequence ATGATTGATGGAGTAGTAGCAATCGTTGGCCGTCCTAATGTAGGGAAATCATCTCTGTTTAATCGAATTATGGGCGAGAGAATTTCTATTGTTCATGACGAAGCAGGGGTTACACGTGATCGACTTTATGGAAAGACCACATGGTTAACAAAGGATTTAAGATTTATTGATACGGGTGGAATTCAGATGGAAGGCCAACCGTTCCAAGAAGAAATTAAAATGCAAGTCGATATTGCTATCGATGAAGCGGACATTATTATTTTTGTTGTAAGTGCTAAAGAAGGCATGACTACAGATGATGAATTTATAGCACGACTTTTAAGACAAACAAACAAACCAGTCATTATTGCGGCAAATAAGGTAGACGATGTTCAATTTGTATCGGATATTTATGAGTTTTATGCACTTGGCTATGATGAACCGTTTGCAGTATCTTGTGAACACGGTATTGGTTTAGGTGATCTTTTGGATGAGGTTATTAAAAAATTACCACAAGATGGGATTACGATGTATGAAGATGAACTCAGTTTTTGTGCTATTGGTCGCCCTAATGTAGGGAAAAGTTCACTAGTAAATGCAATGTTGAATCAAGATCGCGTAATTGTTTCAAATATCGAAGGAACTACACGCGATGCAATCGATACACCTTTTAGAATGAACGAACGTGATTATGTCATCATTGATACAGCGGGAATTCGTAAACGCGGTAAAGTCTATGAAGATGTAGAAAAATATTCAGTTCTACGCGCTATGAGTGCAATTGATCGAAGTGACGTTGTGTTATTTTTAATCGATGGTGAAGCCGGTATTCGTGCTCAAGATAAACATGTTGTTGGGTTTGCGCACGAAGCTGGAAAACCAATTATTATTGTTTACAATAAATGGGATGTTGTAGATAAAGAAGAAACTGCTATGGAAGATGTAAAAAAAGTTATTCGTAGTGAGTTTATGTACTTATCCTATGCACCGATTGTATTTGTATCCGCATTAACACGTAAACGTGTTCATACGTTGATTCCTCTTATCGAGGATGTTCATGCTAACAGTATCAAACGTATCAGTACAAGTGTAATCAACGAAGTAATTCATGATGCTGTCATGCTTACACCGCCGCCATCACACAATGGAAAACGTTTAAAAGTATTCTATGCATCACAAGTTAGTACAGTGCCACCAACATTTGTTATATTTGTTAACGATCCCGAGTTGTGTCACTTCTCATATAAGCGCTATTTAGAAAATGCTCTGAGAAATGCTTTTGATTTCACAGGGACACCAATTAGAATTCTAATTAGAAAGAGGGGAGCTTAA
- a CDS encoding HU family DNA-binding protein: protein MSETYNKKLLSESIAGKLDISKKQANEFIETFLDEVKEILENKGTVDLAGFGKFEVRHRAERDGFNPQTKEKIRIAASHSVGFKPAKALKDAVK, encoded by the coding sequence ATGAGTGAAACATACAACAAGAAATTATTAAGCGAGTCAATCGCTGGCAAATTAGACATTAGTAAAAAACAAGCAAATGAATTTATCGAAACATTCCTAGACGAGGTAAAAGAAATTCTCGAAAATAAGGGAACAGTCGATTTAGCTGGTTTTGGAAAATTTGAGGTTCGTCATCGTGCAGAACGTGATGGTTTTAATCCTCAAACAAAAGAAAAAATCCGCATTGCTGCATCACACAGTGTAGGATTCAAACCTGCGAAAGCTCTTAAAGACGCAGTTAAATAA
- a CDS encoding FAD-dependent oxidoreductase — MKVVVIGCTHAGTSAVKAIINEDPTAEVKVFERNDNVSFLSCGIALYIGGVVKDAQSLFYSSPKELAELGANVNMEHNVTDIDVEAKRVSVTNLLTNETFEESYDKLVLTTGSWPIVPPIPGIEAENIMLCKNYNQAQEIIARKDKAEKVVIVGGGYIGIELVEAFGESGKDVTLVDGLDRILNKYLDPEFTDVLEADLTNRGIKLALNQTVQEFKSDDNGNVSQVITSAGSYDADLVIMCVGFKPSTELIKDKVETLPNGAIKVNEYMQTSRPEIYAAGDNVAVHYNPTGDHAYIPLATNAVRMGTLVGKNIIENKVKYRGTQGTSGLYLFGYNIGSTGVTVNSAPFFGLDVDSVLVKDNYRPEFMPTTEEVMMKLVYEKETHRIVGGQVISKYDITQSANTLSLAVQNKMTIEDLAYVDFFFQPHFDRPWNYLNILAQAAVEKESKK, encoded by the coding sequence ATGAAAGTTGTAGTTATTGGTTGTACACATGCAGGTACATCCGCAGTTAAAGCAATTATTAATGAAGACCCTACTGCTGAGGTAAAGGTATTCGAACGTAATGATAATGTTTCATTTTTATCATGTGGAATTGCTTTATATATCGGTGGTGTTGTAAAAGACGCTCAAAGTTTATTTTATTCAAGCCCTAAAGAACTTGCAGAATTAGGTGCAAACGTAAATATGGAACATAATGTTACAGATATTGATGTTGAAGCAAAACGTGTATCTGTTACAAACTTACTAACAAATGAAACTTTTGAAGAAAGCTATGATAAGTTAGTCCTTACGACAGGTTCATGGCCAATTGTGCCACCAATTCCAGGAATTGAAGCTGAGAATATTATGTTATGTAAAAACTATAATCAAGCTCAAGAAATCATTGCACGCAAAGACAAAGCTGAAAAAGTTGTTATTGTTGGTGGTGGATATATCGGAATTGAACTTGTCGAAGCATTCGGCGAATCTGGTAAAGATGTAACTTTAGTTGATGGACTTGATCGCATCCTTAATAAGTATCTAGATCCAGAGTTTACAGATGTATTAGAAGCAGACCTGACAAACCGTGGTATCAAACTTGCACTTAACCAAACAGTTCAAGAGTTTAAGTCTGATGATAATGGAAATGTAAGTCAAGTTATTACTTCTGCTGGAAGCTATGATGCAGACCTCGTAATTATGTGTGTAGGTTTTAAACCAAGTACAGAATTAATTAAGGATAAAGTTGAAACCTTGCCAAATGGTGCAATTAAAGTGAATGAATATATGCAAACAAGTCGTCCTGAAATCTATGCTGCTGGGGATAACGTAGCGGTTCACTATAACCCAACAGGCGACCACGCTTATATTCCTCTTGCAACAAATGCAGTTCGAATGGGTACACTTGTAGGAAAGAATATTATTGAAAACAAAGTTAAATACCGTGGAACACAAGGTACTTCTGGATTATACCTTTTCGGATATAATATTGGCTCCACTGGAGTTACTGTTAATTCAGCGCCTTTCTTTGGCTTAGACGTCGACTCAGTACTGGTTAAAGATAATTACCGTCCTGAATTCATGCCTACAACTGAAGAAGTAATGATGAAACTTGTGTACGAAAAAGAAACACATCGTATTGTCGGAGGTCAAGTAATCTCAAAGTATGATATCACTCAATCCGCAAATACACTTTCACTTGCTGTTCAAAACAAAATGACAATCGAAGATTTAGCTTATGTTGACTTTTTCTTCCAACCACATTTTGATCGTCCTTGGAACTACTTAAATATACTTGCTCAAGCTGCAGTAGAAAAGGAATCCAAAAAATAA
- the efp gene encoding elongation factor P gives MIQSNDLRAGMSIIYEDNLYQVLDTSHNKTAQRQMIIKAKVRNMRSGSVTELTMIGGDKVEQAHIDKRVMQYLYDAGEELVFMDGETYEQLEIAKSRLEWEMNFMKENQDITVVFYESEVLGVNLPEKIALTVTQAEPAVKGDTATNAQKNAVVETGLEIRVPLFISEGEVVLVNTTDGKYSGRA, from the coding sequence ATGATTCAATCAAATGATTTAAGAGCAGGGATGTCAATTATTTATGAAGACAACCTATACCAAGTGTTGGATACATCACATAATAAGACAGCGCAAAGACAAATGATTATTAAAGCTAAGGTTCGCAACATGCGTTCAGGTTCCGTTACGGAATTAACAATGATCGGTGGCGATAAAGTTGAACAAGCTCATATCGATAAGCGTGTTATGCAATATCTATATGATGCAGGTGAAGAACTTGTTTTCATGGATGGTGAAACGTATGAGCAACTAGAAATTGCGAAATCGCGTCTTGAGTGGGAAATGAACTTCATGAAAGAAAACCAAGATATTACAGTTGTTTTCTATGAATCAGAAGTTCTGGGTGTGAATTTGCCTGAAAAAATTGCTTTAACCGTTACGCAAGCTGAACCAGCAGTTAAGGGTGATACAGCAACAAATGCACAAAAAAATGCTGTTGTGGAAACAGGTTTAGAAATTCGTGTGCCACTTTTTATCAGTGAGGGCGAGGTTGTTCTCGTTAATACTACTGATGGTAAATACTCGGGTCGTGCATAA
- a CDS encoding ECF transporter S component — protein sequence MKKYNTRTMVNIAMLTTVSLILYMFEFYVLPGSPLQADLSDLPVIIGGYLLGAGPGLMIAFLKNLMHMLFLSKNAGPVGEIANFSYAVLIMLPIALYQPKTKTKRFGLYVFTVCASGLLMNIINYFITFPLYGMTQEGAWNLLFAVFLPFNLAKGTLLIVFFSVLRPHLHRITGH from the coding sequence ATGAAAAAATATAATACTCGCACAATGGTTAATATAGCAATGCTGACAACAGTATCATTGATACTATATATGTTTGAATTTTATGTACTCCCAGGTTCGCCATTACAAGCAGATCTTAGTGATTTACCAGTTATTATCGGTGGATATTTATTAGGGGCAGGACCCGGACTCATGATAGCTTTTTTAAAAAATCTCATGCATATGTTATTTTTATCTAAAAATGCTGGTCCAGTCGGTGAAATTGCAAACTTTAGTTATGCAGTCTTGATTATGTTGCCTATTGCATTGTATCAACCTAAAACTAAAACGAAGCGTTTTGGGTTATATGTGTTTACGGTGTGTGCGAGTGGACTTTTAATGAATATTATTAATTACTTTATAACATTCCCTTTATATGGAATGACCCAAGAAGGTGCCTGGAATTTGCTCTTTGCGGTGTTTTTACCATTTAATTTAGCAAAAGGGACGCTATTAATCGTTTTCTTTAGTGTTTTACGTCCCCATTTACATAGAATCACAGGACATTAA
- the comGC gene encoding competence type IV pilus major pilin ComGC, translating into MKQGFTLIEMVLVMTIIAIIFMLTLPNIQKTITMVNRKGCDAQKKIVDAAIMQYKINYDELPTTVDQLINAGYLRENQYKCFNGEVIQIEDGQAV; encoded by the coding sequence ATGAAACAAGGTTTTACGCTTATTGAGATGGTGCTCGTTATGACAATTATCGCAATCATATTTATGTTGACGTTACCAAATATCCAAAAAACAATAACAATGGTTAATCGCAAAGGGTGTGATGCACAAAAGAAAATTGTTGATGCAGCAATTATGCAGTACAAAATAAATTATGATGAACTACCAACGACTGTTGATCAGCTTATAAATGCAGGTTATCTAAGAGAAAATCAATACAAGTGTTTTAATGGCGAGGTTATCCAAATTGAAGATGGTCAAGCAGTATAG
- a CDS encoding competence protein ComGD yields MNFTLCEFLLVVFILSVSLRMFLTFRVESKNEPALLEYQLSAMEHLETVPIHENHWFNANGNINKGGTIRVNNYTCVLQLGFGRYRCD; encoded by the coding sequence ATGAATTTTACTTTATGTGAGTTTCTCTTAGTGGTATTTATACTTAGCGTATCACTGCGAATGTTTCTTACGTTTCGTGTTGAATCTAAAAACGAACCTGCTCTGTTGGAGTATCAATTAAGTGCTATGGAACACTTAGAAACAGTTCCGATTCATGAAAATCATTGGTTTAATGCAAACGGTAATATTAATAAAGGTGGAACCATTAGGGTCAATAACTATACATGTGTCCTACAACTGGGGTTTGGAAGGTATCGATGTGATTAA
- a CDS encoding NAD(P)H-dependent glycerol-3-phosphate dehydrogenase — protein MKIGIVGSGSWGTALGQVLADNGHEVMMWGRKLDQVVDVHLYHLNEEFFPGVKLNERLDATQNFEDILDSQIILLAVPTGAVEEVCIELNTHLNHPVIIINVAKGLHPTTHELLDHVIKRVIDPNKLKGVVSLIGPSHAEEVVLRKITTINAVSDNPVLAEEIQVLFSNDYFRVYTNDDVIGSQYGVAIKNVIALASGIAAGLDAGDNARAALITRGLTEMQRFGVHMGGQPETYLGLCGVGDLVVTATSIHSRNFQAGMEIGQKNSAVGFLDHNTKTVEGVFAAKVVYEIAVEEGIDMPITEQIYKIIYEEKCPSEAISELMVRDLKPERI, from the coding sequence ATGAAAATCGGAATTGTAGGTTCTGGTAGTTGGGGAACTGCTTTAGGTCAAGTCTTAGCGGATAATGGACATGAAGTTATGATGTGGGGACGTAAGTTGGATCAGGTTGTAGATGTACATTTATATCATTTAAATGAAGAATTTTTTCCTGGTGTTAAACTTAACGAACGATTAGATGCTACACAAAATTTCGAAGATATATTGGACTCTCAAATTATACTTCTTGCAGTGCCAACAGGTGCTGTAGAAGAAGTATGCATCGAGTTAAATACTCATTTAAATCATCCCGTTATTATTATCAATGTTGCTAAGGGATTGCATCCTACAACGCATGAATTACTTGATCATGTTATTAAACGTGTCATTGATCCTAATAAATTGAAGGGAGTTGTGAGTTTAATCGGTCCTTCGCACGCAGAAGAAGTTGTATTGAGAAAAATCACAACAATCAATGCAGTGTCGGATAACCCTGTTCTTGCTGAAGAAATTCAAGTTCTCTTTTCAAATGATTATTTTCGAGTTTACACCAATGATGATGTAATTGGATCACAATATGGTGTTGCTATCAAGAATGTTATTGCACTTGCAAGTGGAATCGCTGCAGGATTGGATGCGGGTGATAATGCACGTGCTGCATTAATAACTCGTGGTTTGACTGAGATGCAACGGTTTGGTGTTCACATGGGTGGACAACCTGAAACCTATCTTGGACTCTGTGGTGTTGGTGATCTTGTCGTTACAGCTACATCGATTCATTCACGAAATTTCCAAGCAGGGATGGAGATTGGTCAAAAAAATTCAGCTGTTGGATTTCTAGATCATAATACAAAAACTGTAGAGGGTGTTTTCGCTGCAAAAGTTGTTTATGAAATCGCAGTGGAAGAGGGCATTGATATGCCAATTACTGAACAAATATATAAAATTATATATGAAGAAAAATGCCCTTCTGAAGCCATAAGTGAATTAATGGTGAGAGATTTGAAACCTGAGCGTATTTAA
- a CDS encoding zinc metallopeptidase yields the protein MGLMGVGYGFVILAAIISFAAQMYVQSAYSKYSQVDTFEHLSGAQVARRILDLKNIDDVQVVESNGGELSDHYDPTKKVVALSPKVYHETSIASVSVAAHECGHAIQHAENYGFIALRNKVLPFAIVASKFSMIPIMIGLFGSPQFLKIGIILLCVIAIFQLVTLPVEFDASLRAIKILEQESLLDSGELQGSKKMLTAAALTYVAALVGTLLSILRYIAIYNRRND from the coding sequence ATGGGTTTAATGGGTGTCGGTTATGGATTTGTAATCCTTGCCGCTATAATATCTTTTGCTGCACAGATGTATGTTCAATCTGCTTACAGCAAATACAGCCAAGTGGATACATTTGAACATTTGTCCGGTGCGCAAGTTGCACGTCGAATTTTAGATCTTAAAAATATTGACGATGTTCAAGTTGTTGAATCTAATGGTGGTGAATTGAGTGATCATTATGATCCAACAAAAAAAGTTGTAGCTCTATCACCAAAGGTTTATCATGAAACAAGTATTGCATCAGTTTCAGTCGCAGCTCATGAGTGTGGTCATGCCATTCAACATGCTGAGAATTATGGATTTATTGCATTACGTAATAAAGTTTTACCGTTTGCGATTGTCGCAAGTAAATTCAGTATGATTCCGATTATGATTGGTTTGTTTGGAAGTCCACAGTTTCTTAAAATTGGAATTATTCTATTATGTGTCATTGCGATTTTCCAATTAGTAACGCTACCTGTGGAATTTGATGCATCATTACGAGCAATTAAAATCTTAGAGCAAGAATCATTGCTTGATTCTGGAGAACTTCAAGGTTCCAAGAAAATGTTAACGGCAGCGGCGCTTACCTATGTAGCTGCGTTAGTTGGAACTCTGTTAAGTATTCTTCGATATATTGCAATCTATAATCGTCGCAATGATTAA
- a CDS encoding immunoglobulin-like domain-containing protein has protein sequence MRCYLFFLFIFMFAFATEVTCEYIDDRQKVPNELLEVNFDKGMLYLKGWAFIRDYQNYYDASTHSFRLHVKGPSHKVFQMSLDSVNLTRFMSYRGYRLCEDNQISQESCNHHYENVGFYGSIPLNTLIEGDYALSLEIHHQQTHRTVEVPLYLTSMKSLSHQYDGKDYSIDSVFKQGGITVYYHTLIATATPFPSYEGKVVEYGQYCSRSHGNTSFYRQGAMFQKIKDVVKYKGIVSYFKVGAKQSGCVDGRQRLVEGNEVTVYIPSTFVNYTGGNLKLKIRNRMPKLDAQPISINQYQPYDVFENVSAVDYDHNNISDRIEVTSNNVNVRIPGTYNTCYSVTDYRNQRATSCRKVFVETIPTFFRYISELSIPEAHLNIWNNNLFHQVLKDALLRRQTYIKKSY, from the coding sequence ATGCGTTGTTATTTATTTTTTCTATTTATATTTATGTTTGCTTTCGCAACAGAGGTTACCTGTGAATATATCGACGATCGACAAAAAGTTCCAAATGAGTTACTTGAGGTAAATTTTGACAAGGGAATGCTTTATTTGAAAGGATGGGCCTTTATAAGAGACTATCAAAATTACTATGATGCTTCGACACACTCATTTCGGCTCCATGTGAAGGGTCCTTCACATAAAGTATTCCAAATGTCATTAGATTCTGTAAATCTTACTCGATTCATGTCTTATCGCGGTTATCGGTTGTGTGAGGATAACCAGATAAGCCAAGAATCCTGCAATCATCATTATGAAAATGTAGGTTTTTATGGCTCGATACCCCTTAACACCTTGATAGAAGGTGATTACGCGTTGTCGCTTGAAATACACCATCAACAAACACATCGTACCGTAGAGGTGCCTCTATATCTAACGAGCATGAAATCTCTATCGCATCAATACGACGGTAAAGACTATTCGATTGACTCAGTTTTTAAACAAGGAGGAATTACAGTGTACTATCATACTCTGATCGCGACAGCTACACCATTCCCGTCCTATGAAGGCAAGGTTGTAGAGTATGGACAGTATTGTTCTCGTTCTCATGGAAATACATCGTTCTATAGACAAGGTGCAATGTTTCAAAAAATTAAAGATGTTGTTAAGTATAAAGGGATTGTCTCTTACTTCAAAGTTGGCGCAAAACAATCAGGTTGTGTTGATGGGCGGCAACGGTTGGTTGAGGGGAATGAAGTTACAGTTTATATTCCAAGTACATTTGTGAACTATACTGGAGGGAATTTGAAACTAAAAATACGTAATCGAATGCCAAAGCTCGATGCTCAACCGATTTCAATCAATCAATATCAGCCTTATGATGTTTTTGAGAATGTAAGTGCAGTTGACTACGATCATAATAATATTTCAGATCGAATTGAGGTTACATCAAATAATGTTAATGTGAGGATACCTGGAACGTATAATACATGTTATTCTGTTACGGATTATCGAAATCAGAGGGCAACTTCGTGTCGTAAAGTTTTTGTGGAGACGATACCGACATTCTTTAGATATATTAGTGAATTAAGTATTCCAGAAGCACATTTAAACATTTGGAACAACAATTTGTTTCATCAAGTTTTAAAAGATGCACTTCTAAGAAGGCAAACATACATAAAAAAATCGTATTGA